Sequence from the Drosophila innubila isolate TH190305 chromosome 3L unlocalized genomic scaffold, UK_Dinn_1.0 0_D_3L, whole genome shotgun sequence genome:
tgcatttttatatatatttatacataaatatatgtgtgtgtgtttgtgtatagctacaacaagcaaaaacacaaaatacataattaaattgattaattcaAATGGCCACCAAAAATAATTAgctaatgaaaattgaaaggaaaaagtgaaaagtgaaaaatgtatacaaaataatgCTCCTATACAGTTcctattattaaaatgacaaaagcgtatgtgggcgtggcatttcactaataatttttaattaattaattattaatcaattataattgacGCCTAGAgcgtgcgtatgtgtgtgtgtgtgtgagtgtgagtgttaaattaatataaactaatattataaattataaattaagcaattaaattaaaactaattaattgttgttgttgttgttgtttctgttgctgtagtttttgtagttgttgggCAACTgtcgagtttttttttagcggtTTGCGTAGTGCGAGGGGAGTTCGAAGagcatcgttgttgttgttgttgttgtggcagctgtattgttgttgttgttgttgttgttgcttcaacTGATGATTGTTGtggtagttgtagttgttgtggtggtggtcgtggttgttgttgttatagttgttgtggttgttttgGGCAGCTCTCAACGTAAAATTTGGCGACTacgaaaaattgttttgttgttgttgttgttctggttgttgttgttctactagttgttgttgttttatggtTTTATTTAACCTTTAACcgcgttgtagttgttgttatagttgttgttgttgttgttgttgtgcagcAAGAACCGAAGgaaagaatgaaagaaaagaaaacaaagcgTATACAAAGAGGTGTGTGGAAAACTACAATAATAACGGTAAAACGACTAACAGCAATTACTGCGAGCAATGCAAGCTAAAGGatagagatagatagatacagagagagagtgacagagagagaaagagtgatgCAAGCGGTGTTCTACACAGGCAGTGTAAGAAGTagtagaagaagaacaagaagagCAAGACGATGAAGAAACGTCGCTTTAATTACCTTGATAATTTGGAGGCCAGATGGTGGGTACATTCTGTGAACGAAAATAGAAAAGGACATTCAAATTAGTTTATAGtgttgaaaaatacaaattaagaaaaataaactataGTAAATTTTAAAGGAATTTTAATTGGCGCCATCTATCGGCAACTGTATCTACCGAAATAATGTTCAAGgcataaaatttgatatatatatatatatgcatacatatctTAAAGTAGtatataatttctaataaGACTAACTTCTCTAAAGAATAACTTTACTTAAGTTCAACTTCTTAATAGCCCAACATCTCGATATCTTAATTACCGATAGCTGAATTATAGGATAGTTGGTATATTCTATACTTTAACTGCTCAAACTATAGCCCAACTTATTTTATCTTGCCGACATTTGAACTTTTGAATagaaaaattttctaaaactttttcgtttttctatgtgcaaagttttcttaaatttctcCTTTATAGACAACTTTTGTATGTTTATCCTAACTTCTGTATAGCACAAATTATTTAGAGCTCAACATTATCCtctacacattttttttccgtacttaaaaatatatattaattttccaCTGTTGGTATTTACTTAATAGTCTTTAATTTATCTCGTTAGCTCACgtttgaaaacaaaagttgATTATACCTTAAAGTTAGAGAAGAGATCCTAACGTGTTATTGATATTCTGACGAGTAGTTTCTTCGGAACTCCCATTCCAATTTTAAcgaatatacaatatacaaaacttgatcataaattaattttaaagaatcaAACCAAATTTGAGCTTCTATCccatttttaataagtatacaatatatataaatttttttttttttttgtatgtattttttcacTTACCATTGGCACACTGTAGTACTGATAGAATGGCTGATATTGCATGGCTGAAGGTGGGTAGATGGCTGGCACACCAGCGGCTGTAAAGTCAGTAACTAGTGTTGATTAATTTGTCCGGCGAAacaaagtttgtttatttgttgttgttgttgttgtttttgtagttgttgatgatgtttttattttttgtgttacgagaagaagaaagagagtaaaaaatggaatataaaaaagaaaatattgatttaaatcgAACTAAGGGGCCGctataaaaataagtgaacTCAAACCTAAGGCCAGAGATGATATTGCGATATCTTTATCGTTATCGTTCGGCTATCGATAACTACTCACCTGGCGGATAAACGGCAGCAGCGAACTGATCCATCGGGATATTGCTGATCGGTGCCGGCGGTGTGGTGGTATAATAAACGGCTCCATTTGTGGCCACAATCGATTGCAGCGGATTTGGCTAAATTACAATTCGGGGGGGAAAATCAATGTATCTGCATTCTAGTTGCTAGATAGATTTGTATCTTTTACCCAACTCACCTGCTTCTTGATAGCCGGCGCAATGTTCAGTTTGCGATCACGCAGCACAACGCACTCACCctgagagcgagaaagagagagcaacagagagggagaaagagagaaaaagcaaTATGTAGTGATGAGCAAATACATTAGAAAACTGTTAAAGAACTTTGTCACTCAgtgtaaattgttttaacgtgtgtgtgtgtgtgtgtgtgtgtgtggcattatCAACAGACAATGCCAAACGAAattcaaattggaaaatattcaaattcatattcaaatcCAAAATCGAACGCAGCAgcatcaataataaaattctcaagaataaaaaaaagaacaacaaaattatttatgtatatattaattaaaaggcATCTTTTGTATTCAACATTTACTTGaacttttcagtttttctatctgctttttattttatttttttttttggtttcagaGCCCAAAAAACTTGGCCAACAGATTGAAGAAAAACACGTGCCAAGCCAAAAAAAACCATTACCAAAAAAAGTACGattatgtatgcatgtgtgtgtgtgtgtgtatattatCTATAGCGTATGtgtgtaattatattattgtttattacgAAATGTCATGTACTGCAGCTCGAATTGAATCGAAATGAACaatgttttatttgctttttggttttggtttattttcgtttgtttgttttttatttcgcGGCAcacaaatcaacaacaaaactcataaaataaacacataaaaaatgtaaaatttaacttgaatAATAAATCAACTCAAGAAAAGCGTTTTAAAACAAGCtattgtttcagttttttttttcagttttcgcACTTATTTcatcaatttatttctatCAAACGAACACACCCGaaacaattcaaataacaactttaatttaatcataaCGCCAACACCAAAATattgtcaaaaatcaaaataaaatgtacagttcaaacaaaagttaaattgtgtaaaaactaaccttcaaaattgaaattgtcaaTTGACACTTGTTAGTTGCATAGTTTAGCTGattaataacttaatttaCAAGAAGCTACCTCACTGTTCTAAGTTTTGGAACGATGTTGCCACCTGAtcgaaaactttaatttatttctaatacAGCCATATCAGTCTAACTAGTGTTTTTAAAAGGACTGTACTGTACTTGACGGAGGTTGCCACCTAGTCGACATCGCTTGATTTCTAATTAGACCTAAGCTAGTACGcctaagtaaaataaaaagttcagAAGTTGCAAAATTATAGTAGCtagcttattaaaattttctacaAAAAAAGAGCTAAAGTATTTTAGGTACTAAGAGAGGTTGCTTTGTCAAAAAGCCTTTATTTCGTATGCAACTATGttctattaaattcttttactgctaaaaaatttcattaaagcaTGAATTCTAGTGAATAATCTAAcaattcatttttgttttcgatAAAAGTATCAACCTTAGTCCAAAATAGCTTCAAATtctatcaaattttttataaaccgTTGAAAATAACCGCTTTTTCTTACTTTCCCTTCTCATTATTGTCACCCACACTCGATAGCTTCCAAGTACTATCGTTTAAGAGTGCCATCTCTAGTCTACGCCAATTCCGTCAGCCATTTAATGGTCTTCCCAATCTAAGAGCTGTCGCAACTGTCTGTTATGCCCGTGTACATGGGTCAGTTTATCTTTAATTGGCAATTAGACGCTGATAGCCGCAGCGATTTGCACTTGAAATGCATGAAAAGCCAACACAAAGCCACGCCCCTCCCCCTTTTtcgcctccgcctccgcctcaaCCATCATCAACCTCTCAATGTCCTAAGCAAATGTTTGcggacgacaacaacagctgctgctgcttttttcCCTTAAAGTTGTTAAACGACTCGAGGCCTACATTTCATTCTTTTCTGCTTTCTTCTACTCATTTCGCTAGatattttcttattcttttaGGCCATTCTGGCGTATCCTTTGACCGCTGCAGGGCAAACAGACGCCCCTTCAAAAGTATAAAAGACGTCCACACACAAGGATAAGACGTCCATAACAAAAGACGTCCGACCCACAGTGATGAAACGAGAATTGAAGTAAGACCGCTTGCTGGATGTAGGGGAGGGGTGCTGTAAGGGGGATGCAGGGGGATGCGGCCACAGCCCGAGACCCACTTCTGTTCCACTGTCTTGgctgaatttaattaagaacCCTTTGAGGGCTTCCATATCCTCGGCTCTTTTgtttcgcacacacacaccgacacaAAAAGGACAAGAAGACGCTCAGTTATGGTCCTCCTTCCCCCCTCCAGCTTTTCTCGCCCTTTCCGTCAGCTCTAGGGACAGTTGGTCAGTTGGCAATGCGCCTTAATAAACGCATTTTGACCCAAAACGAAGTCAAagttacatttcaattttgctATTGACAGAAAGCTTTGAAGTGTGCTgtaggagtgtgtgtgtatgtgtgtgtgtgtgcggtgtATGTAAGTGTTAattatacagttagtcaactagttattttgacaaataaaaagtatttcatttaaaaaaatattagtttcttggttatttagaatttatttaatttaatcctTTAAGAAAGCcataacttaaatataaaaaaaaggttagtttttttttaaaataatagtaaaataaaaaaaatagttaaaattgatcattatgaataaaaaaaacttattaaaaatcattatattattaagtattttggatttaaatcactgcggacggtagtccgcgctagtgacgaactatttctatttttaactataattattattcttttgtaatgtatatattactttgaatattgttcgtcTTAAAATTGGATACcaaaaattttggggcatctagactttcgtcactagacttttacctcgtgatgaggttttttttttggatttcttttacgaaaaaaaatatcttgagTATcgtattataaattatattttaaaataataataattgctatAGCTGgcactattttttaaaataaaaaaccaaatatgcaaattttctttgtcaaaataattacttgacatactttCATATGACATAGTGTGGATTAAGTGCGCTATTAAAAAACAGAGACACAATTGTTAGTAGAGGCACCAATAGATGAGTCgagtaagtgtgtgtgagggtgtgagtgagtgagataGCACGCTAATTAACTACAAGAAAAGTGAGAGGAGAATAGCTAAAAGGTAAACTAAACTGTGGACTCTAAAAAGAGGCTCTACAAGGCTGTAGGACTGTAGGCTATAGGCTGTCAAGGCTTTGGACGTTCTATTTGGCAGTTTGTGGCTTAAAAACTTGGTAACAAATGAAACTTTTGATAACCGAAATTTAATTAGTGCAAATGTTTAGACATGTGTGtataatgtgtgtgtattgtagGGGTATATAtatggctgtgtgtgtgtgtgtgtgagtgttgtaTGCACATTAAAATCTCGTTAAACGATGCCACGGCTGTTGGCAGCATTGTGTGCAGAaatcttattgttgttgctgttgcctagAGGCGTTTACTAAGGACACAAGCACAAAACACacaagtacatatttatatatacacacacacatacacagagagaaattCAAATGTGTATGCGTGCAACACACAGAGAAATGTGCAAAATGCCAGCAGCGCAATAACAATGCACATTTAATGACAAGTGGAAAACTTTTTCACTTAATGTATGCCACACAAAAGGAGCTGCCCTACAGCagacaaagagagacagaaatagagagagtgagagagaaacacagctgctgttgtgttATGCAATGCTTAATCAAAAAGGCAGCTTGAAACACACAAGTTCATTTCTAATAAGGTTCAGTTTTCGAAAACCAATCACAGAACTTGACTTTATTTAGGCAAGAATGAAACCCGCTTTTACCCGACTTGGTCAACATCAGCATTGGCAGCGCAGCTGTGTGGGTTTTAGCCAACTGGGAGCGATTGATTGCCGCTGAATATTCCCCCAAGTCCGCGCGTACAATGAACTTTTATGGCAACCCCCGAGATAATCaggaatttataataaaaatagaaattaaatcaattgaaattatatacaGTTAAACAAGTAACTtatttgacaaagtaaaaaagaataaaatatattataatatcataaataaaaaaatcaaaacaaaatacttcTTTTTGCAAAAGTGAAAggttttacaatatttaaaatgaaaaaatgttttatttgtatctttttctattttttttaagaaaaaatttaataataaaaatgaaactaaCCCAAAACAAGGAgtttttttaccaaatattattcattttgtcaaaacaattacttgacatactgtatatatatatttatgaatagtttatatatacgtaaagttaaatatcaaaatgcaCTATGGTCTAGTCTAGAACCGAGCTGAGgcatataataattatgtaattagctaaaaattgagttatttatttaattgcagcaAAACTGGTAAACGTATTAAAAACAAAcggtgcaaaaaaaaaagaacgaacTCAACTTTGCAACAATCAGTTGTTGGcctatcgataaacatcgatGGGAGGGGTGTTGTTATCGAAACACACACGCAACGTTTttacgcacaacaacaaatacaagaaATTAATGGGACAGCCCTCGCAAAAGCGAGctatcaattatttatatatataatgtatatatgcatttacaAGGACTTGCAATTGATATCGTACTAAAATCTATGTTAAGTGATTGTGTGtggattgtgtgtgtgtgtggattgtATGTGAATTGTGTGTTGGCATAATATATGATAAGAAtgtaacgtaacgtaacgtaacgCAACGGAAACGTAACTCGAGAAACGTAACTCAACAAAAACGCAATTAGAAGAATACAGAAATACATAAGAATTACAAAAGTGCCGTTCGTACCGTCGATACCATCGATAAATCACATATcgagtacatatatatatatgtacactcaTTCATATTGAAtatgagagacagagagaggagAGATCAGCAGTTGTGGGTGTGGACGACGTCACTGAGTGGTTGAGTGGCTCTGAGTACTCGAGGTGGTTGCTATACACAACTCACCGCACCGCACCGCAGCtcaccacaccacaccacacctCACCTCACCTCACCACACAGGGTCAGGTAATGCCCTAAAAGATCGGAGCACATTATAGCGTTTCATACTTTCAgaatgtattgtatttttttgctgtatttttttttttagtgtagtATGGTGATTAAACTGTgagtgagtatgtgtgtgtctgtgtgtgactTTACCGGTACAAAGCGCAtcgtataaaacaataatcgATAATCGATAAGTcgatggaaaaaattaaacacagGCGACATTAGCAACATTAGCGTAAACAATCGGTACTTACATCCGCCTGCAGTCTTTGCGCCTCCTGCTCCGTCTCAAATGTGACAAATCCGTAACCCTTGCTGACTCCGGCGCGATCCACAATGATCTTTGTACTCTTCACGGTTCCATAGGCGCTGAAGACGCGTGTCAGATCAGCCTCGGTGGTGTCGCCGCTGCAATGGAAGCAggaaaataagtttaataaatttcaattaacaatagttaatatacaaattaattgaaactaaataacatttaattcatttttaattttattaataaggAATCTAATCTTCCAGTGCTTTTgctcatatttttaaaactatagtTTTAGACTCCTCAGAATATCCACAGAATTTCagtattgaatttaattttaatatttatattataattgttaaaataaacttgaatacatttttgtatacttaataacaatttctaGACCGActctaattaaatatatttaaaaatgttagatctttattctgaaaaaatataaaatctgttCCATTTGCTCAATTTTAATGATGAGTcacacaaataaatgaataaatatttttctgtaaataCATACTACGTACGTTCAAAATCAACCAATTTAGGCTtatgaatgcaaaatgataaactttttttttatcaataaaacaCTTTATTCGTCAATAGcagcaaaataattaaattcatgtGTTGGAACAAATGACAACTTATAAAGATtacagcaaattaaatataagacccaaaaagaaacaaaaactgtAAAAACAATTCATTACAACTTGAAAGttccttttaaaaataaaatataattttaaatggaaaaaaaatttaattaaaatgggcatgactgtgtatattttttaaaatagaaaactatGCAAACTGGATAATAAAGTGCTACTGAAAagggattaaaaaaaattgtttaatcgATTTACTTAGCGTTTATAGATTTCTATAGATTTTTGACCTGTCTGACATATAGATAGATGGGCTATATTTATGTAGACAGGAAGAACTCACCTTATGCCGCCCACAAAGATGCGATTGGGTATGAGTGTGCCATATTTGGGCGCTGCCAGTGGCGCCTCCAGTGTGCCAGCTGGCGCTGTGGCCGCCGGTGGGGCAGCTGCGATCTTGTGCATCTCGGCTGGTGTCGTCTCCAGACGAAAATTGGCTCCAAAGGGCAGAATCTTGAGGCTGTTCTCCAAACTTGGGTGAGCACGAAAAATCTCTATCTCCTAATAGAGAAGCCTCTCTCAAAGGTGCGCTGTTGGGTTGCAGTGGTGCCTactgctggtggtggtggtggtggtgatgttgttgttgttgttgttgctgctgcttcagtGGTGCCTGTCTATTGTCTTCTTGTATAGTCTAACACGCATGCATGTAGAACAAAGTTAATGATTATAACTAATGTGACGTCTTTACTTTGTGTCTCCGCTTTTCCAGGCGCGTCTTTCTGCTCctcttcttttttaatatatatattttctatatttttaaacaaatctgtaaagagaatgagagagagagagaaagagagcgagttagaaaagtaataattctagagagagagagagaagagtcGATGATCTTCGTGTCGTGTTGTTGCCTCTGAAAAATTGCCCCCTACATAACGAAATGCATCTATTTTTGTCCCAGGGGCCGACATATGTCACAAGCGAGAGGGAACAACTCGACAGAGAATGCGACAGAGAAACGGAGGTAGTCTCTGGCTTCGTCTCTAGCGACATGTGTGCGCCATAAATTCACCTtcagaggcagcagcaacaaagcgACAACTGAGACACAAGACGGCAACCAAATAGCACAGagtgtttaaatttaacaacacaacaacggcaacaacggcTGCGGCAGACTGTCAACAATGAAATGGCCAAAATAATGTATCTAATAGATGCACAGATACTTAAGCTACACAGCTCTATAGCTAcaactgagagagagagagagagagcgagagaatgCGACTGAAAGAGATTGAGTTCAATTAGTCGAGGCATTAACATGTTTGCCCAAGGAATTGATGTATCTACAAACATGTTTCATGTTGCATTTGCATGTTCAACGTGTTCTAGTTGCCACGACCACTCTTCCGCCTCTTGCCTGCTTTCCACACACAATTATCATGAGGGCGCCTCGCTTATCGCCTCGTGTGTATCACAAAATACCAATGaaaacataattatattttcattaacaaTGTTTAAGTCCAAATTGGAAGCGTTTTATCGATTACAAACACTCCATAGAAGTagataaatttatatgcagttgctcaagtaattgttttgacaaataaaattaatttatatatctgtttttaaattataaaaatttctaaaaccTATCCTTCAATTTGTtctaagatttattttaacaagaaaaactttatttttctttgcagtataattacttgactaactgtatttatatgcatactTTTTATTAGCTAACTAATGTGTGTCCACACGTGATTATGGCTCACTGTTTGGGCCAATTTCGCTTGCCAAAAAGTATCTCaaactataaattataaattcgcATAAATCAACATAAAATCCAACTAAATATAAGCGCATTTAGCTATAAGCTAATGctataaaagatatatatacatgtatctgtatctataaaGACGCACAGCATGCACATCTTTCTCTCATTAAATCGCGTCACATttccaaaatgtttttcaacattttcacaaatttttttttattttgctttttatatttagacGTTGAAAACAACTCGAGCAGctctgtcacacacacacacacccacgcacacccacatatttatttttgctaaaagagagagggagagagagggagaaaaaaaagtgaaaactacGCCAAGTAAAAGCTTTTTCCTAACGGTTTGCTCTAAGTGCCCCTGACATAAATCATagaaaaagcagcaaaaagcAGAGGGGAATGCGCCGTAGAGGGGTGGTAGTGGAAGGcagatagagagggagagaggtaGAATAGGAAGAGAGGCATAAAGATTGTgttgagtttttaattatttacaagaatattatgaaattttgaagcGCACTTCATTTACGCTCTGGCCAATATAAAGATACAATCTCTTAGTCTGtctcgctccctctctctctctctctctctctttctttttatctCTATCACTCGTTTACTCGTAGAGCAGTCGTTAAATTGTATGAGCAACTGCATTATTAAAATGCCCATCAAAAGAGGCCCTGAAATTGGCAGCGTcagcggcagcgacgtcgacagcgactgcAACGTTTGGCAGAGGTCAACCGGAAAATCACAGCAACATGACAACGGCAATGCTATCAGCGGAATTTAATCAACAGCAGCCAAGCGACCAACTCCCCCCCCCTCTCTCTTCCACATCACCTCCATTGTCTGTTTACCTGCCCCGCCCCCAACCACCCTTCACCACATCGCCGAAAACCAAACACCGTGCCAGCACTCGACATTATTGCAAAATTCCACGTGCGAAAATAGCACGCGTCATGCCAATGAAAACGAACCatgaaagaatttaataataacaaacacacatagcgaaataaatacaaaataaacgaCTATGCCATAACCTATAAAAGAGTTGACGGTGTTATCGATTAACGACTATTAATTATCGATAGTAAAGCGAAGGTGGCTTCATATTGTATGTAAGTATTGTTTAAACTGTTTAATTTTGAACATTCATTATTTGCTCGATTATTAATCGTTTCTCGTTGTCGTAATCGGTGCAAATCTGTGACTGTCGATACAGTGTGCAGAAGTAATTTTAGAATTAGTCGATGTGTACTGATAGATAGTTAATATTATCGAAAGtttgtgcataaatatataaaattgattataatcGACAGTAAAATACATATGATATTAATCGATTAATGatcatatataatttatagttattcaaataatgtaaaa
This genomic interval carries:
- the LOC117788749 gene encoding protein boule isoform X1 gives rise to the protein MHKIAAAPPAATAPAGTLEAPLAAPKYGTLIPNRIFVGGISGDTTEADLTRVFSAYGTVKSTKIIVDRAGVSKGYGFVTFETEQEAQRLQADGECVVLRDRKLNIAPAIKKQVSWPNPLQSIVATNGAVYYTTTPPAPISNIPMDQFAAAVYPPVTDFTAAGVPAIYPPSAMQYQPFYQYYSVPMNVPTIWPPNYQEAQPPMQHHAPPHAAWEFDDGSNNNNRGNNKSNISVTNWRMSM
- the LOC117788749 gene encoding protein boule isoform X6, giving the protein MHKIAAAPPAATAPAGTLEAPLAAPKYGTLIPNRIFVGGISGDTTEADLTRVFSAYGTVKSTKIIVDRAGVSKGYGFVTFETEQEAQRLQADGECVVLRDRKLNIAPAIKKQVSWPNPLQSIVATNGAVYYTTTPPAPISNIPMDQFAAAVYPPAAGVPAIYPPSAMQYQPFYQYYSVPMNVPTIWPPNYQG
- the LOC117788749 gene encoding protein boule isoform X5, which codes for MHKIAAAPPAATAPAGTLEAPLAAPKYGTLIPNRIFVGGISGDTTEADLTRVFSAYGTVKSTKIIVDRAGVSKGYGFVTFETEQEAQRLQADGECVVLRDRKLNIAPAIKKQVSWPNPLQSIVATNGAVYYTTTPPAPISNIPMDQFAAAVYPPVTDFTAAGVPAIYPPSAMQYQPFYQYYSVPMNVPTIWPPNYQG
- the LOC117788749 gene encoding protein boule isoform X2, with product MHKIAAAPPAATAPAGTLEAPLAAPKYGTLIPNRIFVGGISGDTTEADLTRVFSAYGTVKSTKIIVDRAGVSKGYGFVTFETEQEAQRLQADGECVVLRDRKLNIAPAIKKQPNPLQSIVATNGAVYYTTTPPAPISNIPMDQFAAAVYPPVTDFTAAGVPAIYPPSAMQYQPFYQYYSVPMNVPTIWPPNYQEAQPPMQHHAPPHAAWEFDDGSNNNNRGNNKSNISVTNWRMSM
- the LOC117788749 gene encoding protein boule isoform X4 translates to MHKIAAAPPAATAPAGTLEAPLAAPKYGTLIPNRIFVGGISGDTTEADLTRVFSAYGTVKSTKIIVDRAGVSKGYGFVTFETEQEAQRLQADGECVVLRDRKLNIAPAIKKQPNPLQSIVATNGAVYYTTTPPAPISNIPMDQFAAAVYPPAAGVPAIYPPSAMQYQPFYQYYSVPMNVPTIWPPNYQEAQPPMQHHAPPHAAWEFDDGSNNNNRGNNKSNISVTNWRMSM
- the LOC117788749 gene encoding protein boule isoform X3, whose protein sequence is MHKIAAAPPAATAPAGTLEAPLAAPKYGTLIPNRIFVGGISGDTTEADLTRVFSAYGTVKSTKIIVDRAGVSKGYGFVTFETEQEAQRLQADGECVVLRDRKLNIAPAIKKQVSWPNPLQSIVATNGAVYYTTTPPAPISNIPMDQFAAAVYPPAAGVPAIYPPSAMQYQPFYQYYSVPMNVPTIWPPNYQEAQPPMQHHAPPHAAWEFDDGSNNNNRGNNKSNISVTNWRMSM